From the Leptospira congkakensis genome, the window AGTTCACCTTTAGTCCAGTCATCCATCAGAAAAGTTTTTATAATGTATAGTCTCTGCCCAAATTAGTAAAACTGCAAAATGTATTACCCAAGTATTTACTTTAGGGTCAGGCTACTCCGGGGTGCGCTTGCGCTCCCGTCACCTTCCATCTAACGATGGCAGGTGACCAAGCCCTATGTATCCTTAACGCAGGATTGTAAATTGTATCACAATCCTAAAACCTATTGTTGTCTACCCTCAATGATTTGTAATAAAATGACTATCGCAATGCCCATTCTTCGATCTAAAGCATTTGTATTATCAGCAGAAAAATCGATATTGAACTGCGGAACAAAAGGATTGAAAGTTTGTTTCAAAACTCCTACTTGATTTTTGTTTAATGTAATAAAAAAACTTTGAGGAATTAAATTGGTTAAAAAGCGGCGAAGGATTGCTTTAAACATACTATCTTCATCAATCGAACCAACTACTTGGTCCTTTGTGTCTAAGATTTCCCAAGAATCTTTTAGGATAGATTTAAAACCTTTTCTACGGAGTGATCCAATTGCCTCATTGGAGCTAACATCTACTACATCGTAAGTCGCAGAAAAATCAATCACACTACGTGCTTTTATTTTTAAGAGTTCTTTTGTTTTGGTTTCATCTGCATAAACCGTAATATCTTCTTTCAATTTAAAAGCTTTCTGTTTTACGAAAAAGAGAAGTTTGTTTTTGCTCTCATCGAAGATACGAATTTCGCCACCAAAAATTTTCAGAAAACTCTTTTTAGCAAAATATTTGTTAAATGTGTACTGTTGCATAGGCCACGATTGTAACTAAACCTAACCAAACTCAAGTCAAAAAATAATTCAAAATTGCCGACAGAAACACCGAAATCTAGGAAAAAATTCTTTACAAAATAAAACGAACGATCGTACTTTTATTTATGGGCAAAGGTGAGGATACAAAATCAATGATTTTGGATAAGGCAGTCCAAATGGCGAGTGTCCAGGGACTGGAAGGGCTTACTATAGGCTCCCTAGCCGATGAATTGGGGATGTCCAAAAGTGGGTTATTTGCCAAATTTGCCTCCAAGGAAAACCTCCAAATCGAAGTGCTCCGAGTGGGAAGTGAACTTTTCCGTAGGAATGTGGTCTACCCCGCCCTAAAAACCAAACCGGGTCTGAGCAGACTCAAAACAGCCTTTCAGATGTGGTTGTCGTGGGCACATACAGATGACCTACCGGGAGGGTGTTTGTTTCTGTCTTCTAGTTCGGAATTTGACGACAGACCCGGGGTTGTCAGAGAGCATTTGAAAAAAACACAACTCAGCTGGCAAAAGACCTTAAGACAATTTGTACAAGATGCGAAAGATTGTTTAGAGTTAGATGCAAATACAAATGTAGAAAAGATGGTGCAAGAAATTTGGGGACTGATCTTAGCCTTTCATTTTTACAACAGGCTTTTGGAAGATAAAAACTCTGAAAAAAGAACCAAACAAAGTTTCAATGAGTTAATCAAAAGACACCAATATGAAGATTAGCAAGGATATTTAGAATAAGAGGATTTAAGTATGGATACAAATAGTACGATCGTTCGTTCTTTAAATAGAACCTATCCCATCACTATGGAAGAAAAATGGGCCTTTGCAAAAAGAAAACCGAAGTTCTTTGGTTATGTGGCTGCTGGGTATTTTTTATCAACACAGAAACAAAAACCATCACGAAAGGAAATGGATGTGTTGGCGCTTGCCGAACAAAAAGAGTTTCAAGAGAAGGAACATCGCATCCAATACTTCCATTGGAAGGGTGAAGGAAAAACCATCCTTCTGGTTCATGGTTGGAATGGTCATACAGGAAATTTTTCAAGAATCGTTCCTGCGTTAATCGAGGAAGGTTATAATGTCATTGGAATTGATTTACCAGGGCATGGATTTTCTACAGGAAGGTATTCGAATATTGTTCTCTCAGCAAAAATGGTGTGTAGACTTGTGAATGAAATCGGTAATCCAGATTATATCATCACACATTCTTTCGGCGGTGCCGTTGCTACCGTAGCACAAGAATTAGGTGTCTTAGCAGATAAGTTAATTTACATTGCCCCTCCTTTAAAATTAGAAATTTTAAGAAAAAGTTTTAGTGATTATTACCGTTTAAGCGAAGAAGAACAAGAATCCATGCGTTCGATTTTGGAAAGAAAAGTTTCACAACCGCTCAGCAGTTTGGATTTGGGGGCCACCGGTCCGAAGATGAATAACTCTCTTCTTGTGATTCATGATGAGGATGATTTAGAAATTCCATTTTCGATGGGACTTGCAGTATCAAAAGCATGGAAACAATCCAAACTCATCAAAACCAAAGGTCTCGGTCACAAAATGATTTTGCGAACCGAGAGTGTGAAAGACGAGATCTTAAGTTTTTTAAAAGAAGTTTAAACCAAATTTCAAAAACCAGAGTTAAGAGTTAATGATTCAAAATTAACTCTGACTCATTGAAGCCAGTTTATTGGCTTCGTCTTTAATCATTTCAATATGTTCTTCTAGATCTTTGGAGGCACGACTAATTTCGTTCACCTCCATTTCTAGTTGGACAATTCCTTTCGATGCTTCTTTCTGACCAAGTAACTGCTCTTTGGTGGATTCAGAAATTTGTTTTGATAGTTCTCGGATTTGTGCCAATTCTACTAAAATTGCAGATAAAGTATTTCTTTGTTCCAAATACAATCGGTTCATATCTTGGATTTCCACAAGGGTTTGGTTCAAGCGATCAATTTGAGATTTTGCCAATTCCCCAGTTTCTTTAGAAGCATTTCTAGCATTAGCTATGATTTCTTTGGAGCTTTTGACAACTACGGCGATTCTTTTTACGTTGTTTTTGGTAAACTCTGCAAGTTTACTCACTTCATTTGCTACAACAGCAAATCCTTTTCCAACATCTCCCGCTCGCGCAGCTTCAATGGAGGCGTTTAACGCTAGTAAGTTTGTCTTTTCTCCAATTTCTGCAACGATGTTATTGATTTCGTTTACTTGGTCAAAAGACGATTGAATGGATTCCAAATGAGTTGCTGTTTGGTCGGCAACTTCTGTAACAGACATACTTTCTTTTTTGTTGATTTCTGCGATTTCAACAAGGTGTTCACTTTGTACAAGAATTTGGTCCACAGTTTCTTTTAATATTTCTGTATCTGCTACCATTCCTTGGACTTTGTTATTTTGTTCTTCGATAGAAGATCCATTGGATTCAAAAGAACTAGATAACTCAGAAATGACAGCAGTGATTTCTTCTAAGGAAGCAGCTTGTGATTCTAGTTTGATGGATGTTTGGGAGACAAAATTACTAAAATTTGTGATGGAACTTTCTAATTTGACGGCAGCATTGGCAGAAATTTTATTTCTTTCTTTGGTTTGACCAAGTAACATTTCTGCTTCATGGGCTTTGATTTCAGCAAGGGAACTAATCTTTGTTAGTAGTTGGACAAGTAAACTAACAATGTATCCTGCGATCATAATAAAAATTGGTTTCATCACTTCGCCTGCCAAACCAACATAACCCATTTGCCGAGACAATTCTGGATTCACAGAAAGTTTAATACCCGCAATATTAACGGCACAATACAAAGCAACAGCCGAAGTGATCGCACCAATGAATGAGTTTAATAAAACAAATTTACGGTCGCCTAAAAATCCAGAATAGATGGCATTAAAAAAGAAGATAAAATAAACCACAGCGTTTGCCAGTGCCGCCTGAGCTTCTTTTAAACTCAAAGTACAATCCATAATGATGGTTCCGCCAAGAACCAAAGTATCGAGTAAGATGAGTGATTTATGAAACCAAGTCGGAGGGTTTGTTTTTTTTTCTAAAACATAAGCAACCGCACAATAAAATCCCATCGTACAAGTTCCGATCATATGGATCAAAAACATCTTTGGTTGGAATTCGTCCTTGGCCCCGATCATCGCGAGAAGGAATAAAAGAACCAGTCCAAACCTGATTCTATTGATAATAATTTTCCCTTGTTTCCAAAGATCTGCAATCGTTAACACTAAATACCCTCGATTCATTACATCACCAGAATGGCGATTAGGTGCAATATTTTATTGGTCTTATTCATCTACGGATCAAAACCAATAGAAATACTCTGTATTTTTGGTTTTTTTAGATGAAATTTGAATTTTTCAAAGGGAACAAACAGTATGTATTTTTGTTTCTCGGGCTACAGCGAAAATTTAGAAAGAATCAAGGAAACCAATTTGTTATGTCACAAATTGGAACACTCTCCCCTACTTTGCCTCGCCAAATGGCTCACATAACTCTTACAAACTTTAGAGGAAGTTCGGCAAAGTATTCATTCTTTCTGTCATAAGACTAGAGCAAAGAATTTTTAATTGATAAACCAACTTCCTGTTACCGAAGTGATTCAAAAGTAAATCATTGTCTGGAGTGAGTTATGACGGCCGGATATTCAG encodes:
- a CDS encoding TetR/AcrR family transcriptional regulator is translated as MGKGEDTKSMILDKAVQMASVQGLEGLTIGSLADELGMSKSGLFAKFASKENLQIEVLRVGSELFRRNVVYPALKTKPGLSRLKTAFQMWLSWAHTDDLPGGCLFLSSSSEFDDRPGVVREHLKKTQLSWQKTLRQFVQDAKDCLELDANTNVEKMVQEIWGLILAFHFYNRLLEDKNSEKRTKQSFNELIKRHQYED
- a CDS encoding alpha/beta hydrolase, producing MDTNSTIVRSLNRTYPITMEEKWAFAKRKPKFFGYVAAGYFLSTQKQKPSRKEMDVLALAEQKEFQEKEHRIQYFHWKGEGKTILLVHGWNGHTGNFSRIVPALIEEGYNVIGIDLPGHGFSTGRYSNIVLSAKMVCRLVNEIGNPDYIITHSFGGAVATVAQELGVLADKLIYIAPPLKLEILRKSFSDYYRLSEEEQESMRSILERKVSQPLSSLDLGATGPKMNNSLLVIHDEDDLEIPFSMGLAVSKAWKQSKLIKTKGLGHKMILRTESVKDEILSFLKEV
- a CDS encoding methyl-accepting chemotaxis protein produces the protein MNRGYLVLTIADLWKQGKIIINRIRFGLVLLFLLAMIGAKDEFQPKMFLIHMIGTCTMGFYCAVAYVLEKKTNPPTWFHKSLILLDTLVLGGTIIMDCTLSLKEAQAALANAVVYFIFFFNAIYSGFLGDRKFVLLNSFIGAITSAVALYCAVNIAGIKLSVNPELSRQMGYVGLAGEVMKPIFIMIAGYIVSLLVQLLTKISSLAEIKAHEAEMLLGQTKERNKISANAAVKLESSITNFSNFVSQTSIKLESQAASLEEITAVISELSSSFESNGSSIEEQNNKVQGMVADTEILKETVDQILVQSEHLVEIAEINKKESMSVTEVADQTATHLESIQSSFDQVNEINNIVAEIGEKTNLLALNASIEAARAGDVGKGFAVVANEVSKLAEFTKNNVKRIAVVVKSSKEIIANARNASKETGELAKSQIDRLNQTLVEIQDMNRLYLEQRNTLSAILVELAQIRELSKQISESTKEQLLGQKEASKGIVQLEMEVNEISRASKDLEEHIEMIKDEANKLASMSQS